The following coding sequences are from one Macaca nemestrina isolate mMacNem1 chromosome 1, mMacNem.hap1, whole genome shotgun sequence window:
- the LOC105498156 gene encoding LOW QUALITY PROTEIN: SLAM family member 9 (The sequence of the model RefSeq protein was modified relative to this genomic sequence to represent the inferred CDS: deleted 1 base in 1 codon) — MRQDQLFTATSPKAVTSELGQRRLWRWCGSEEVVAVLHESISLPLEVPPKEEVENIIWSSHKSLATVVPGKEGHPATIMVINPHYQGRVSFLDPSYSLHISNLSWEDSGLYQAQVNLRTSQTSTMQQYNLHVYRRLSEPQITVNFEISGEGACNMSLVCSVEKAGMDVTYSWLSSGDSTYTSHEGPVLNTSWRPEDNALSYTCRASNPVSNVSSHPIPAGSFCADPNYASEKPSTAFCLLAKGLLVLLLLVILATVLWVIRAQKRREMPRMKKLMRNRMKLRKKAKPASSPA; from the exons CAGGACCAGcttttcactgcaacctctcccaaGGCTGTTACATCAGAATTGGG CCAAAGGAGACTCTGGAGATGGTGTGGATCC GAGGAAGTGGTTGCGGTCCTTCACGAGTCCATCAGCCTCCCCCTGGAAGTACCGCCGAAGGAAGAGGTTGAGAATATCATCTGGTCCTCCCACAAAAGTCTTGCCACTGTGGTGCCAGGGAAAGAGGGACATCCAGCTACCATCATGGTGATCAATCCACACTACCAGGGCCGAGTGAGCTTCCTGGACCCCAGCTATTCCCTGCATATCAGCAATCTGAGCTGGGAGGATTCAGGGCTTTACCAAGCTCAAGTCAACCTAAGAACATCCCAGACCTCTACCATGCAGCAGTACAATCTACATGTCTACC GACGGCTGTCAGAGCCCCAAATCACCGTGAACTTTGAGATCTCTGGGGAAGGTGCCTGCAATATGTCCCTGGTGTGCTCTGTGGAGAAGGCAGGCATGGACGTGACCTACAGCTGGCTCTCCTCGGGGGATAGCACTTATACATCCCATGAAGGCCCTGTCCTCAACACATCCTGGAGGCCAGAGGACAATGCCCTCTCCTACACCTGCAGAGCCAGCAACCCCGTCAGCAATGTCAGTTCTCACCCCATCCCTGCGGGGTCCTTCTGTGCAG ATCCTAACTATGCTTCTGAGAAGCCTTCAACAGCCTTCTGCCTCCTGGCCAAGGGATTGCTCGTCCTCTTGCTCTTGGTAATTCTGGCCACGGTGCTCTGGGTCATCCGAGCCCAGAAAAGACGTGAAATGCCAAGGATGAAGAAACTCATGAGAAACAGAATGAAACTGAGGAAGAAGGCAAAGCCTGCCTCCAGCCCTGCCTGA